A region of Asterias amurensis chromosome 20, ASM3211899v1 DNA encodes the following proteins:
- the LOC139952105 gene encoding elongin-C — protein MADHKDGEDDKIYGGCEGPDALYVKLVSSDGHEFYVKRDLALTSGTIKAMLSGPGTFAENEANEVFFREIPSHVLCKVCMYFTYKVRYTNSSTEIPEFPIAPEIALELLMAANFLDC, from the exons ATGGCTGATCACAAAGATGGTGAAGATGACAAGATATACGGAGGTTGTGAAGGACCAGACGCCCTCTATGTCAAACTGGTGTCATCCGACGGACATGAGTTTTATGTGAAGCGTGATTTGGCATTGACTTCAGGGACGATAAAAGCCATGCTGAGTGGGCCAG GTACGTTTGCTGAGAATGAAGCGAATGAAGTATTCTTCAGAGAAATTCC GTCGCACGTTCTCTGCAAGGTATGCATGTACTTTACCTACAAAGTACGCTACACAAACAGTTCCACAGAGATCCCCGAGTTCCCAATCGCACCTGAAATTGCTCTGGAGCTTCTGATGGCGGCAAACTTCTTAGATTGTTGA
- the LOC139952103 gene encoding ribonuclease H1-like, producing the protein MSTSRFCRALGIYSHIMPKCGHYAVRSGRNVGVFESWDECKSNVDGFQGARYKKFGTAQEAWAFVNASDDPNPYFQKGHQSQGGKYHKNYSAPSSSNYSKKSVAASYAPASIGYEPQQSKYIPQSSYSTKRKHDQEPEYASSSYTYQSKKIRSSSTYSSSSSSRSSSSSSPPLGIGRAVVYTDGSCESNGRRGARAGVGVYWGDNHHYNTSERLEGRQTNQRAEITAAIRALETAKARDIKELTLYTDSKYTMKSITEWMHRWKQNGWKTAGNKDVQNKEDLKTLDGLCQQVNVDWKYVPGHANIKGNEAADSLARAGARMESPR; encoded by the exons ATGAGTACTTCCCGTTTTTGTCGGGCCCTTGGAATTTATTCACATATCATGCCAAAGTGTGGCCACTATGCTGTCAGGAGTGGACGGAATGTGGGAGTTTTTGAGTCCTG GGATGAATGTAAATCTAATGTGGATGGCTTCCAAGGTGCCCGGTACAAGAAGTTTGGAACAGCTCAGGAGGCTTGGGCATTTGTGAATGCCAGTGACGATCCAAATCCTTATTTCCAAAAAGGACATCAATCTCAGGGAGGAAAATATCACAAGAATTATTCTGCGCCATCTTCGTCTAACTACAGCAAGAAATCCGTAGCTGCAAGTTATGCACCTGCTTCAATAGGCTATG AACCGCAACAGTCAAAATACATTCCTCAGAGCTCGTACAGCACCAAGAGAAAACACGACCAGGAGCCTGAGTACGCAAGCAGCTCATATACATATCAATCCAAGAAGATAAGAAGTTCCAGCACTTattcatcatcgtcatcatctcGCAGCTCATCTTCTTCATCTCCGCCATTAGGAATCG GACGGGCTGTTGTATACACTGATGGCTCATGTGAGAGTAACGGACGTAGAGGAGCCAGGGCTGGAGTCGGTGTGTATTGGGGAGACAACCACCACTATAACACCAGTGAGAGACTAGAGGGAAGACAGACCAATCAGAGAGCTGAGATTACG GCTGCCATAAGAGCTCTAGAAACAGCCAAGGCTAGGGATATCAAAGAGCTTACATTGTACACAGATAGCAAGTACACAATGAAAT CCATAACAGAATGGATGCATCGCTGGAAACAGAATGGCTGGAAGACAGCGGGGAACAAAGACGTTCAGAACAAGGAAGATTTAAAGACGCTTGATGGTCTCTGTCAACAAGTCAACGTAGACTGG AAATACGTGCCAGGCCATGCCAATATCAAAGGCAACGAGGCAGCGGATTCCCTAGCAAGGGCCGGAGCAAGAATGGAATCACCTAGATGA
- the LOC139952104 gene encoding small ribosomal subunit protein eS7-like isoform X1, with the protein MFVIFLDENEHYNTIHVCRKRIPTVHTHTRTLPWSKMAVFSAGAKIIKPQGEKADEFELSISQALLELEINSELKSQLRELFITGAKEIDFGANKKAIVIFVPVPQLRGFQKVQNRLVRELEKKFSGKHVVFVAQRRILPKPTRKSRTKNKQKRPRSRTLTAVHDSILEDLVYPSEIVGKRTRVRLDGTKIIKVHLDKSQQIQVDYKTDTFSAVYKKLTGKDVLFEFPDWTL; encoded by the exons ATGTTTGTGATTTTCTTGGATGAAAATGAACACTATAATACAATTCATGTTTGCCGCAAACGTATTCCAactgtacacacacacacacgtacaCTC CCGTGGTCCAAGATGGCCGTGTTCAGTGCAGGAGCCAAGATCATTAAGCCACAAGGCGAAAAGGCAGATGAGTTTGAACTGTCCATCTCACAG GCCCTCCTTGAACTTGAGATCAACTCTGAGTTGAAGAGTCAGCTTCGTGAGCTCTTCATCACTGGAGCCAAg GAAATTGATTTTGGAGCCAACAAGAAGGCTATTGTCATCTTCGTTCCAGTGCCACAGCTTAGGGGTTTCCAGAAAGTCCAGAACAGATTGGTGCGAGAACTTGAGAAGAAGTTCAGCGGCAAGCATGTTGTGTTTGTAGCACAg AGACGTATCCTCCCCAAGCCAACGCGCAAATCAAGAACGAAGAACAAGCAGAAGCGCCCCCGTAGCAGGACTTTGACCGCCGTGCATGACTCTATCCTGGAGGACCTTGTCTACCCATCGGAGATTGTCGGCAAGAGGACCCGGGTTAGACTAGATGGAACCAAAATCATCAAGGTGCATCTAGACAAGAGCCAACAGATTCAGGTGGACTACAAG ACCGACACCTTCAGTGCTGTCTACAAGAAGCTGACCGGCAAAGATGTTCTGTTTGAGTTCCCTGACTGGACTCTTTAA
- the LOC139952104 gene encoding small ribosomal subunit protein eS7-like isoform X2: MAVFSAGAKIIKPQGEKADEFELSISQALLELEINSELKSQLRELFITGAKEIDFGANKKAIVIFVPVPQLRGFQKVQNRLVRELEKKFSGKHVVFVAQRRILPKPTRKSRTKNKQKRPRSRTLTAVHDSILEDLVYPSEIVGKRTRVRLDGTKIIKVHLDKSQQIQVDYKTDTFSAVYKKLTGKDVLFEFPDWTL; this comes from the exons ATGGCCGTGTTCAGTGCAGGAGCCAAGATCATTAAGCCACAAGGCGAAAAGGCAGATGAGTTTGAACTGTCCATCTCACAG GCCCTCCTTGAACTTGAGATCAACTCTGAGTTGAAGAGTCAGCTTCGTGAGCTCTTCATCACTGGAGCCAAg GAAATTGATTTTGGAGCCAACAAGAAGGCTATTGTCATCTTCGTTCCAGTGCCACAGCTTAGGGGTTTCCAGAAAGTCCAGAACAGATTGGTGCGAGAACTTGAGAAGAAGTTCAGCGGCAAGCATGTTGTGTTTGTAGCACAg AGACGTATCCTCCCCAAGCCAACGCGCAAATCAAGAACGAAGAACAAGCAGAAGCGCCCCCGTAGCAGGACTTTGACCGCCGTGCATGACTCTATCCTGGAGGACCTTGTCTACCCATCGGAGATTGTCGGCAAGAGGACCCGGGTTAGACTAGATGGAACCAAAATCATCAAGGTGCATCTAGACAAGAGCCAACAGATTCAGGTGGACTACAAG ACCGACACCTTCAGTGCTGTCTACAAGAAGCTGACCGGCAAAGATGTTCTGTTTGAGTTCCCTGACTGGACTCTTTAA
- the LOC139952102 gene encoding reticulon-4-interacting protein 1 homolog, mitochondrial-like, whose translation MWTVPFIFLVAAVTSYVLVPTETSLVLSEFPVNKTSVSALFTILSVVTFIRDFMEHRQKPPREIEKTSPPSTPQPQISTPLPPKRRMRGVIIQSYGEDNISVSNEVARPEVTYVDEVLVRVHAASVNPLDIKISTGIGQELCNSMRSMKGMPAGGGREFPIILGRDLSGVVERVGSKVTKFKAGDEVWATLPFYHREGSMGDYIVVTEEFLSKKPRNISHEEAAALPNVGTCVWCSLVLTAVIGSKRTKQQRVLITGGTGGVGTFATQLIKAWGGHVTATCQDAHGVKLLSDLGADDVINISEVDLETSLIDKPKFDVIIDTVGPSVRQACFKLCDKKSFFVSMVSPSLENADKYGVMVGAFLTNFSKMKQSWANRCDFRWGFTLPEGKILDRITKYVEAKKIKPVIDQVYKVEEAKKAFRHVETGPTKGKTVVTFD comes from the exons ATGTGGACTGTACCATTCATCTTTCTTGTGGCTGCGGTGACATCTTATGTTCTCGTACCAACAGAGACTTCACTTGTTTTAAGTGAATTCCCAG TTAATAAAACCAGTGTCTCAGCTTTGTTCACAATTCTATCAGTCGTCACATTCATCAGGGATTTCATGGAACACAGACAAAAACCACCAAGAGAAATTGAAAAGACATCGCCTCCCTCTACACCCCAACCTCAAATCTCAACCCCATTGCCTCCAAAGAGGCGTATGCGAGGCGTCATAATACAGAGCTATGGTGAAGACAACATCAGTGTGAGTAACGAGGTAGCTCGTCCTGAGGTTACTTACGTTGATGAGGTGTTAGTACGAGTTCATGCAGCTTCCGTTAACCCTCTTGACATAAAGATCAGCACAGGGATTGGACAGGAACTTTGCAATAGCATGAGGTCTATGAAAGGA ATGCCTGCAGGAGGTGGCAGGGAGTTTCCCATTATTCTTGGAAGAGATTTGTCAGGAGTAGTGGAGCGtgttgggtcaaaggtcacaaagTTCAAAGCCGGAGATGAA GTGTGGGCCACTCTACCATTCTACCATCGTGAAGGCAGTATGGGTGACTACATTGTCGTAACGGAGGAATTTCTCTCTAAGAAGCCAAGAAACATCAGCCATGAGGAAGCTGCAGCATTACCTAATGTGGGAACTTGTGTCTGGTGCTCTTTGGTTCTTACTGCTGTCATTGGATCAAAGAGAACTAAACAACAAAG GGTTTTAATTACAGGAGGCACAGGGGGAGTCGGAACATTTGCAACTCAGCTCATCAAGGCATGGGGAGGTCATGTGACAGCCACTTGTCAAGACGCACATGGAGTGAAACTTCTTAGTGATCTTGGAGCAGATGATGTCATCAACATCTCAGAGGTTGATTTAGAGACTTCTCTTATCGACAAACCAAA GTTTGACGTAATAATTGACACCGTAGGTCCTTCAGTTCGGCAGGCATGTTTTAAACTGTGTGATAAAAAGAGTTTCTTTGTCAGCATGGTGTCCCCTTCCCTTGAAAACGCTGATAAGTATGGAGTGATGGTCGGAGCTTTTTTGACCAACTTCTCGAAAATGAAACAG TCTTGGGCCAACAGATGTGACTTTCGATGGGGTTTTACTCTACCTGAAGGGAAGATTCTTGACAGAATAACAAAATATGTCGAGGCAAAGAAG aTAAAACCGGTTATAGACCAGGTGTACAAAGTGGAGGAAGCCAAAAAAGCATTTCGACATGTAGAGACTGGCCCAACCAAGGGGAAAACGGTTGTCACATTTGACTAA